In Curtobacterium sp. MCPF17_002, one genomic interval encodes:
- a CDS encoding efflux RND transporter permease subunit has protein sequence MHFLSVFSLRNRALIALVTIVVAVFGGIALTSLKQELIPSVQFPQVAIVSAYPGATPEVVSNDVSTKIEQGIQAVPDLKSTTATSSTGQSIVSAEFAYGSNLASAEDKIQTVVNALSLPDSVQTQIVTGSFDDLPVIQLAVSAKGDQEQLVDRLNATAIPDLEKLDGVREADVYGNPGRRVVITPDQDALATRGLAQTAISDALDDNGTLIPGGTITQDGKTLSVQTGARIASIDDIEALPLTGGTSATTIGDVAKVAIEESPRTSISRVDGEQALTIAITKTQEANTVDVSTTVRDALPGIEKKITDDPEITVVFDQAPYIQQSIDSLAEEGLLGLGFAVVVILLFLLSVRSTIVTAISIPTSVLLAAIGMRAADYTLNIITLAGLTIAIGRVVDDSIVVIENIKRHLQPGVDRRQAVLDGVREVAGAVTASTVTTVVVFLPVAFVAELVGELFRPFALTVSMALVASLLVALTIVPVLAYWFLRAPKAHKHAGATTSEPAAGAPAGTAPPGSSATTGTLTSAADLHDAAAPDRLRRGYQPVLRWVLRTPWTVLVLAIVVLGGTAAALPFVKTNYLGDSGQNTFTVTQDLDPGSSLDVQSDEARKVERQLRAVDGVDTVQTTIGTSGQSIQAAFGGGASASIQYAVTTDADADQDRIQSDTRKRLDALDDAGEVTVASGGGGFGGSSDIEVDVTAPTQAQLRTAADQVLREMRTVDHTTGASSNLSSAEPYLAVRVDRTKAAARGLTETQVGGIVAAAVSPQDTGTVEIDDASLDVYIADGDAPTTSAALRALSIPTSTGPVPLSDVATIEQAEGPTSVTTSDAVRTATITVTPDATNLGAAVQSVTTAVDGLDLPRGASASIGGVASSQSSAFSQLLLAALIAILIVYVVMVATFRSLLQPLLLLVSVPFAATGAILLQIASGIPIGVASLIGVLMLVGIVVTNAIVLIDLVNQYRRRGLRVREALVEGATRRLRPILMTALATIFALVPMAVGLTGQGGFISQPLALVVIGGLVSSTLLTLVVLPALYFVVERARERRADRRAEEAAGD, from the coding sequence GTGCACTTCCTCTCGGTCTTCAGCCTCCGCAACCGGGCACTCATCGCGCTCGTCACGATCGTGGTCGCGGTGTTCGGTGGCATCGCGCTGACGAGCCTCAAGCAGGAGCTCATCCCGAGCGTCCAGTTCCCCCAGGTCGCGATCGTCAGCGCCTACCCCGGGGCGACGCCGGAGGTCGTGTCGAACGACGTCTCCACGAAGATCGAGCAGGGCATCCAGGCGGTGCCGGACCTCAAGTCGACCACGGCGACGTCGTCCACGGGGCAGAGCATCGTCTCCGCCGAGTTCGCCTACGGGTCGAACCTGGCGAGCGCCGAGGACAAGATCCAGACCGTCGTCAACGCCCTGTCGCTGCCGGACTCCGTGCAGACCCAGATCGTGACGGGGTCCTTCGACGACCTGCCGGTCATCCAGCTCGCGGTGTCGGCGAAGGGCGACCAGGAACAGCTCGTCGACCGGTTGAACGCCACGGCGATCCCCGACCTCGAGAAGCTCGACGGCGTCCGGGAAGCGGACGTCTACGGCAACCCCGGCCGACGCGTCGTGATCACCCCCGACCAGGACGCCCTCGCCACCCGCGGCCTCGCCCAGACGGCCATCTCGGACGCCCTCGACGACAACGGCACGCTCATCCCCGGCGGCACGATCACCCAGGACGGGAAGACGCTGTCGGTGCAGACCGGGGCACGGATCGCCTCGATCGACGACATCGAGGCGCTGCCGCTCACCGGTGGCACGAGCGCGACCACCATCGGCGACGTGGCGAAGGTCGCGATCGAGGAGTCCCCGCGCACCTCGATCAGCCGCGTCGACGGCGAGCAGGCGCTCACGATCGCGATCACGAAGACGCAGGAGGCCAACACCGTCGACGTCTCGACGACCGTGCGGGACGCCCTGCCCGGGATCGAGAAGAAGATCACCGACGACCCGGAGATCACCGTGGTGTTCGACCAGGCGCCGTACATCCAGCAGTCGATCGACTCCCTGGCCGAGGAGGGGCTGCTCGGCCTCGGGTTCGCCGTCGTCGTGATCCTGCTCTTCCTGCTGTCGGTCCGCTCCACGATCGTCACCGCGATCTCGATCCCGACGTCCGTGCTCCTCGCCGCGATCGGCATGCGGGCAGCGGACTACACGCTCAACATCATCACGCTCGCCGGCCTCACCATCGCGATCGGCCGCGTCGTCGACGACTCCATCGTGGTGATCGAGAACATCAAGCGGCACCTGCAGCCCGGGGTGGACCGACGGCAGGCGGTGCTTGACGGTGTCCGCGAGGTCGCCGGCGCCGTGACCGCGTCGACCGTCACCACCGTCGTCGTGTTCCTGCCGGTCGCCTTCGTCGCCGAGCTCGTCGGCGAGCTCTTCCGGCCGTTCGCCCTGACGGTCAGCATGGCCCTGGTCGCGTCGCTGCTCGTCGCCCTGACGATCGTGCCGGTGCTGGCGTACTGGTTCCTCCGAGCCCCGAAGGCGCACAAGCACGCGGGCGCGACCACGTCGGAGCCCGCAGCCGGCGCACCTGCCGGCACCGCGCCTCCAGGCTCCTCCGCCACCACCGGAACGCTCACCTCCGCGGCGGACCTGCACGACGCGGCTGCGCCGGACCGGCTCCGCCGGGGCTACCAGCCGGTGCTCCGGTGGGTGCTCCGGACACCGTGGACGGTCCTGGTCCTGGCGATCGTGGTCCTCGGCGGCACGGCGGCGGCACTGCCGTTCGTCAAGACGAACTACCTCGGCGACTCCGGGCAGAACACGTTCACCGTGACGCAGGACCTCGACCCCGGCTCGAGCCTCGACGTGCAGTCGGACGAGGCCCGCAAGGTCGAACGACAGCTCCGCGCGGTGGACGGCGTCGACACCGTGCAGACCACCATCGGCACGAGCGGCCAGTCGATCCAGGCGGCCTTCGGCGGAGGCGCCTCGGCCTCGATCCAGTACGCCGTGACGACCGATGCCGACGCCGACCAGGACCGGATCCAGTCGGACACCCGGAAGCGGCTCGACGCCCTCGACGACGCGGGCGAGGTCACGGTGGCCTCGGGCGGCGGCGGCTTCGGCGGCAGCAGCGACATCGAGGTGGACGTCACCGCGCCCACCCAGGCGCAGCTCCGGACGGCGGCCGACCAGGTGCTCCGCGAGATGCGGACGGTCGACCACACCACCGGAGCCTCGAGCAACCTGTCGTCGGCGGAACCGTACCTGGCCGTCCGCGTCGACCGCACGAAGGCCGCCGCGCGCGGGCTCACCGAGACCCAGGTCGGCGGGATCGTGGCCGCCGCCGTCTCCCCGCAGGACACCGGCACGGTCGAGATCGACGACGCCTCACTCGACGTCTACATCGCCGACGGGGACGCGCCCACCACCTCGGCCGCGCTCCGGGCACTCTCCATCCCGACGTCGACCGGTCCCGTGCCGCTGTCGGACGTCGCGACGATCGAGCAGGCCGAGGGGCCGACCTCGGTCACGACCTCCGACGCCGTGCGGACGGCGACCATCACGGTCACCCCGGACGCCACGAACCTCGGTGCCGCCGTGCAGTCCGTCACCACCGCGGTCGACGGGCTCGACCTGCCGCGGGGCGCCTCGGCGTCGATCGGCGGCGTCGCGTCGAGTCAGTCGTCGGCGTTCAGCCAGCTGCTGCTCGCCGCGCTCATCGCGATCCTCATCGTCTACGTGGTGATGGTGGCGACGTTCCGCAGCCTGCTGCAGCCGCTGCTCCTGCTCGTCTCGGTGCCGTTCGCGGCGACGGGGGCGATCCTGCTGCAGATCGCGTCCGGCATCCCGATCGGCGTGGCGTCGCTCATCGGTGTCCTCATGCTCGTCGGCATCGTCGTGACGAACGCCATCGTCCTCATCGACCTCGTCAACCAGTACCGCCGAAGAGGGCTCCGCGTGCGCGAGGCCCTGGTCGAGGGAGCCACCCGACGCCTCCGGCCGATCCTCATGACGGCGCTCGCGACGATCTTCGCGCTCGTGCCGATGGCGGTCGGGCTCACCGGGCAGGGCGGGTTCATCTCGCAGCCGCTCGCACTCGTGGTGATCGGCGGACTGGTGTCGTCGACGCTGCTGACCCTCGTGGTGCTGCCGGCGCTGTACTTCGTGGTGGAGCGGGCGCGGGAGCGGCGGGCCGACCGGCGTGCGGAGGAGGCGGCGGGGGACTAG
- a CDS encoding alpha/beta hydrolase — translation MRSGRRTLLALVAAVVALGVVASCSSDPVGDENQTVTGGPVIYPLSLRYHGIDVVADVPYGSDALQRLDVCLPADSAPGTSATPSATASAGSAASASPAPAAGSPAPAAGGAAVAAADAVAAAGTGTGAGAAGAGAAGAGAGASGTPSSSSSPAPDAADGVVAGAEAVAAASGTRPAVLMIHGGSWSHGDKDTAAYRSVCKYLASQGFVTFNVDYRLAPTDPFPAGLDDVRRALDWVFRPTTLSTYDVDSKRVGVFGGSAGGNLAAMLAVTDHDSTAYAEGNRIRAVVDLSGPTNLTTRSTRADGVSAAFQRRQLLYLGCRTYTNCPAATRASPEYQVTEDTAPFFIGHSTDEFIPMWESQEFAATLRKHDVPVTFVAVQGTAHSIAQLDQAMSRRVVNFLQRRLG, via the coding sequence ATGAGGTCAGGCCGTCGCACGCTGCTCGCGCTCGTCGCCGCGGTCGTGGCGCTCGGCGTGGTCGCGTCGTGCTCGTCGGACCCGGTGGGCGACGAGAACCAGACGGTCACCGGCGGCCCCGTCATCTACCCGCTCTCGCTCCGGTACCACGGCATCGACGTGGTCGCCGACGTGCCGTACGGCTCGGACGCGCTGCAGCGGCTCGACGTGTGCCTGCCGGCGGACAGTGCGCCGGGTACGTCGGCGACGCCGAGCGCCACGGCGTCTGCGGGGTCCGCCGCGTCAGCGTCACCTGCTCCTGCTGCTGGGTCACCTGCTCCTGCTGCTGGCGGCGCAGCGGTCGCCGCTGCGGACGCCGTGGCTGCTGCCGGTACCGGTACCGGTGCCGGTGCTGCCGGTGCCGGTGCTGCCGGTGCCGGTGCGGGTGCTTCCGGTACCCCGTCGTCGTCGTCGTCACCGGCGCCGGATGCGGCGGACGGTGTGGTCGCCGGAGCCGAAGCCGTCGCGGCGGCCAGCGGCACCCGACCCGCCGTCCTCATGATCCACGGCGGCAGCTGGTCGCACGGCGACAAGGACACCGCGGCCTACCGGTCCGTGTGCAAGTACCTCGCCTCGCAGGGGTTCGTCACCTTCAACGTGGACTACCGACTCGCGCCGACGGACCCGTTCCCGGCCGGGCTGGACGACGTCCGGCGGGCGCTCGACTGGGTGTTCCGCCCGACGACGCTGTCCACGTACGACGTCGACAGCAAGCGCGTCGGGGTGTTCGGCGGCAGTGCGGGCGGGAACCTCGCCGCGATGCTCGCCGTCACCGACCACGACTCCACCGCGTACGCCGAGGGCAACCGCATCCGGGCGGTCGTCGACCTGAGCGGGCCGACGAACCTCACCACCCGCTCCACCCGGGCGGACGGGGTCTCCGCGGCGTTCCAACGGCGGCAGCTGCTGTACCTCGGCTGCCGGACGTACACGAACTGTCCCGCGGCGACACGGGCCTCGCCGGAGTACCAGGTCACGGAGGACACGGCCCCGTTCTTCATCGGGCACTCGACGGACGAGTTCATCCCGATGTGGGAGTCGCAGGAGTTCGCGGCGACCCTGCGGAAGCACGACGTGCCGGTCACGTTCGTCGCCGTCCAGGGCACGGCGCACTCGATCGCGCAGCTGGACCAGGCGATGAGCCGCCGCGTGGTGAACTTCCTGCAGCGCCGGCTGGGCTGA
- a CDS encoding PPK2 family polyphosphate kinase has protein sequence MSRRKAWNADPEPLLRVEEGFRLDSVDPDGTPGFPGRKIDGLEALAAGASRLSALQERLWAASTAGDDRRVLLVLQAMDTAGKGGIVSHVVGAVDPNGVHYAGFKAPTAEEREHDFLWRVERQLPGAGQLGVFDRSHYEDVLIQKVRSFAPPEEIERRYDAVVAFEDGLAESGTSIVKVMLHISKDEQRERLGERLDRPDKHWKFNPGDIDERLLWDDYQQAYQTVFDRTSTVRSPWYVIPANRKWYARLAVQQLLLRTLEDMQLSWPAADFDVAEQRQRLAES, from the coding sequence GTGAGCCGTCGCAAGGCCTGGAACGCCGATCCCGAACCCCTGCTCCGCGTCGAGGAGGGCTTCCGCCTCGACAGCGTCGACCCGGACGGCACGCCGGGCTTCCCCGGTCGGAAGATCGACGGGCTCGAGGCGCTCGCCGCCGGGGCCTCCCGTCTGTCCGCCCTCCAGGAGCGGCTCTGGGCGGCGTCGACCGCTGGTGACGACCGCCGCGTGCTCCTCGTGCTGCAGGCGATGGACACCGCGGGCAAGGGCGGCATCGTGTCGCACGTCGTCGGAGCGGTGGACCCGAACGGCGTGCACTACGCCGGCTTCAAGGCGCCGACCGCCGAGGAACGTGAGCACGACTTCCTCTGGCGCGTCGAACGGCAGCTGCCGGGCGCCGGGCAGCTCGGTGTCTTCGACCGGTCGCACTACGAGGACGTCCTCATCCAGAAGGTGCGCTCGTTCGCCCCGCCGGAGGAGATCGAGCGGCGGTACGACGCGGTCGTGGCCTTCGAGGACGGTCTCGCCGAGTCCGGGACGAGCATCGTGAAGGTGATGCTGCACATCTCGAAGGACGAGCAGCGCGAGCGGCTCGGCGAGCGCCTGGACCGTCCGGACAAGCACTGGAAGTTCAACCCCGGCGACATCGACGAGCGTCTGCTGTGGGACGACTACCAGCAGGCGTACCAGACGGTCTTCGACCGGACATCGACCGTGCGGTCGCCCTGGTACGTCATCCCGGCGAACCGCAAGTGGTACGCCCGACTGGCGGTGCAGCAGCTGCTCCTCCGCACCCTCGAGGACATGCAGCTCTCGTGGCCCGCGGCGGACTTCGACGTGGCCGAGCAGCGTCAGCGGCTCGCCGAGTCCTGA
- a CDS encoding DEAD/DEAH box helicase yields MAPYDKGADNRASDRVRHPNGTPAARSSKHRGFRAAEPSQPRQKQRWDAEERRGRSSQGERPARPNWEPRDAGQRRPDRDDRAPRRFDRDDRAPRRFDRDDRAPHRDSDDRPRRTPDRDDRAPRRFDRDDRAPRRFDRDDRAPRRFDRDDRAPRRDSDDRPRRTPDRDDRAPRRFDRDDRAPRRFDRDDRAPRRDDRAPRRFDRDDRAPRRDADDRPRRTPDRDDRAPRRFDRDDRAPRRFDRDDRAPRTFDRDDRAPRRPARDDAERKPFVPADDVKLEKLQAEATVAADVEGVTFGDLGIGGNISRALQELGASSPFPIQAATIPDVLAGKDVLGRGRTGSGKTIAFGAPLVEKLMENGGGTKRKMGRAPRALILAPTRELALQIDRTVQPIARSVGLFTTQIYGGVPYGRQVGALERGVDIIVGTPGRVQDLMNKGTLDLSEVVISVLDEADHMCDLGFLEPVQEILSATAQVTPEGNRAQKLLFSATLDAQVAALVEEFLHEPSVHEVAGEDQASSTIDHRVLVVEQRQKDQLLEELVAGAGKTIVFARTRAYAERLADQFEDAGIRATSLHGDLNQSRRTRNLQLLTSGRVNVLVATDVAARGIHVDDVSLVVQADAPDDYKAYMHRSGRTGRAGKEGTVVTIVPRSRRRKIEGILEHAEIEADLVDAAPGDGIVAELAAR; encoded by the coding sequence ATGGCCCCGTACGACAAGGGCGCGGACAACCGCGCCTCCGACCGAGTCCGTCACCCGAACGGCACCCCCGCCGCTCGCAGCAGCAAGCACCGCGGGTTCCGCGCCGCCGAACCGTCGCAGCCGCGGCAGAAGCAGCGCTGGGACGCCGAGGAGCGTCGCGGCCGTTCGTCGCAGGGCGAGCGCCCCGCGCGTCCGAACTGGGAGCCGCGTGACGCTGGTCAGCGCCGCCCCGACCGTGACGACCGCGCCCCCCGCCGCTTCGACCGTGACGACCGAGCCCCGCGCCGCTTCGACCGTGACGACCGTGCACCGCATCGTGACAGCGACGACCGTCCGCGTCGCACCCCCGACCGTGACGACCGTGCTCCGCGTCGGTTCGACCGTGACGACCGTGCACCCCGTCGGTTCGACCGTGACGACCGTGCTCCGCGTCGGTTCGACCGTGACGACCGTGCACCCCGTCGTGACAGCGACGACCGTCCGCGTCGCACCCCCGACCGTGACGACCGTGCTCCGCGTCGTTTCGACCGTGACGACCGTGCTCCGCGTCGGTTCGACCGCGACGACCGCGCGCCCCGTCGTGACGACCGTGCCCCGCGCCGGTTCGATCGCGACGACCGTGCCCCGCGTCGTGACGCCGACGACCGTCCGCGTCGCACCCCCGACCGCGACGACCGTGCCCCGCGCCGGTTCGACCGCGACGACCGCGCGCCCCGTCGCTTCGACCGCGACGACCGTGCCCCGCGCACGTTCGACCGCGACGACCGTGCCCCCCGCCGTCCCGCCCGTGACGACGCCGAGCGCAAGCCGTTCGTCCCCGCGGACGACGTCAAGCTCGAGAAGCTCCAGGCCGAGGCCACCGTCGCGGCCGACGTCGAGGGCGTGACCTTCGGCGACCTGGGCATCGGCGGCAACATCTCCCGCGCCCTGCAGGAGCTCGGTGCCTCGAGCCCGTTCCCGATCCAGGCGGCGACGATCCCCGACGTGCTCGCCGGCAAGGACGTCCTCGGCCGTGGCCGCACGGGCTCCGGCAAGACCATCGCGTTCGGTGCTCCGCTCGTCGAGAAGCTCATGGAGAACGGCGGCGGCACGAAGCGCAAGATGGGCCGCGCCCCGCGTGCGCTCATCCTCGCCCCGACGCGCGAGCTCGCCCTGCAGATCGACCGCACGGTGCAGCCGATCGCCCGCTCGGTCGGGCTCTTCACGACGCAGATCTACGGCGGTGTCCCGTACGGCCGCCAGGTCGGTGCCCTCGAGCGCGGCGTCGACATCATCGTCGGCACGCCGGGTCGTGTGCAGGACCTCATGAACAAGGGGACGCTCGACCTCAGCGAGGTCGTCATCTCCGTGCTCGACGAGGCCGACCACATGTGCGACCTCGGGTTCCTCGAGCCGGTGCAGGAGATCCTCTCCGCCACGGCCCAGGTCACGCCCGAGGGCAACCGCGCGCAGAAGCTCCTGTTCAGCGCGACGCTCGACGCCCAGGTCGCGGCGCTCGTCGAGGAGTTCCTGCACGAGCCGTCCGTCCACGAGGTCGCCGGCGAGGACCAGGCGTCCTCGACGATCGACCACCGCGTGCTCGTGGTCGAGCAGCGCCAGAAGGACCAGCTCCTCGAGGAGCTCGTCGCCGGCGCGGGCAAGACCATCGTGTTCGCCCGCACCCGCGCGTACGCCGAGCGGCTCGCCGACCAGTTCGAGGACGCCGGCATCCGGGCGACCTCGCTCCACGGCGACCTGAACCAGTCACGCCGCACGCGGAACCTGCAGCTGCTCACGAGCGGCCGCGTCAACGTGCTCGTCGCGACCGACGTCGCCGCCCGCGGCATCCACGTGGACGACGTGTCGCTCGTCGTGCAGGCCGACGCCCCGGACGACTACAAGGCGTACATGCACCGTTCCGGCCGGACCGGTCGTGCCGGCAAGGAGGGCACGGTCGTGACGATCGTCCCGCGCAGCCGTCGCCGCAAGATCGAGGGCATCCTCGAGCACGCGGAGATCGAGGCGGACCTCGTCGACGCCGCTCCCGGTGACGGGATCGTCGCGGAGCTCGCCGCGCGGTAG
- a CDS encoding DinB family protein, protein MTPSELLIEAFSRVPETVSRAVDGLSEDQLASRPATGANTLAWLAWHIARGQDAQIADLAGTDQVWTADGWVERFGLPFPAEALGYGMSRDDVGRVRASAELLLGYLRAVHERTVAYVGTLSPEDLDPVVDDAWDPPVTAGARLVSILDDCTQHAGQAGYVRGLLFFNR, encoded by the coding sequence ATGACCCCATCAGAACTCCTCATCGAAGCCTTCTCCCGCGTGCCCGAGACCGTGTCGCGCGCCGTGGACGGGCTCTCCGAGGACCAGCTGGCGTCGCGCCCGGCGACGGGTGCGAACACGCTCGCCTGGCTCGCCTGGCACATCGCCCGCGGGCAGGACGCACAGATCGCGGACCTCGCCGGCACCGACCAGGTGTGGACCGCCGACGGCTGGGTGGAGCGCTTCGGCCTGCCGTTCCCCGCCGAAGCACTCGGCTACGGGATGTCCCGCGACGACGTCGGGCGCGTGCGTGCCTCCGCCGAGTTGCTGCTCGGGTACCTGCGCGCGGTGCACGAACGCACCGTCGCCTACGTCGGCACCCTGTCCCCGGAGGACCTCGACCCGGTGGTCGACGACGCGTGGGACCCGCCGGTCACCGCCGGAGCACGGCTCGTCAGCATCCTCGACGACTGCACGCAGCACGCCGGGCAGGCCGGCTACGTGCGCGGCCTGCTCTTCTTCAACCGCTGA
- a CDS encoding MarR family transcriptional regulator: MTDTAPALPQQRGQELPPAPVSPTVSVPEPTPDTDLAKLMTAFRVLQMQHARVLHHESHTRSLNATDTRFVFFLAAADGQGVTPKQAGEYLELTTGAMTSLIDRLEKRAHIERRPNPEDRRSILIHLTPSGAEVAKGIGAVYTSAFREVIAPDDRAQLAAAFDRLGTALDRHSRAVHDQATVAGLVP, encoded by the coding sequence ATGACGGACACCGCCCCCGCGCTTCCCCAGCAGCGTGGACAGGAGCTGCCCCCAGCCCCTGTCTCCCCCACCGTCAGCGTGCCCGAGCCGACGCCGGACACCGACCTCGCGAAGCTGATGACCGCGTTCCGCGTGCTCCAGATGCAGCACGCACGCGTCCTCCACCACGAGAGCCACACCCGCAGCCTCAACGCCACCGACACCCGGTTCGTGTTCTTCCTCGCGGCCGCCGACGGCCAGGGCGTCACCCCGAAGCAGGCCGGCGAGTACCTCGAGCTGACGACCGGGGCCATGACCTCGCTCATCGACCGGCTCGAGAAGCGCGCCCACATCGAGCGCCGCCCGAACCCCGAGGACCGCCGCAGCATCCTCATCCACCTCACCCCGTCCGGGGCCGAGGTCGCGAAGGGCATCGGCGCCGTCTACACGTCCGCCTTCCGCGAGGTCATCGCACCCGACGACCGGGCACAGCTCGCCGCCGCGTTCGACCGGCTCGGCACCGCGCTCGACCGGCACTCCCGCGCCGTCCACGACCAGGCGACGGTCGCCGGTCTCGTCCCCTGA
- a CDS encoding S24/S26 family peptidase, with the protein MASIAVHGGPTPHDVLRDAVDWGRVVVATLARGVVATLLGLALWAAAPAVIGWQPTTVMTGSMEPRLTPGDVVVSRPVSAGEVRMGKILLADDPDQPGHLRMHRYVDDGPDGTLVTKGDANPQQDSTPLERSAVHGVAFLRVPFVGTPITWIRTGQWMPVGMLALALVAVLALCTIDGSLRRFAGSSPVAPTDDGDGDGGDGDGGGDGADDGLEARDGAAPRLPSDPAPVRSRHVLRRQARRVRRLRRLGGAAAVLVVAGGLGVLLPEQAVAVPWSQTTVNPRSSFGAATAVAPTALGCTNNADHSVNITFTPPAGTTATYTVIMNGNTVVTSGTGSPIRVAGSGILSLGAVVTITVRTELGSNWTATSTSSTKIQTALVGTNLTCG; encoded by the coding sequence ATGGCAAGCATCGCAGTGCACGGTGGTCCCACACCGCACGACGTGCTCCGTGACGCCGTCGACTGGGGGCGCGTCGTCGTCGCCACCCTCGCCCGCGGCGTCGTCGCCACACTGCTCGGGCTCGCGCTCTGGGCAGCGGCACCCGCGGTGATCGGCTGGCAGCCGACCACGGTGATGACCGGGTCCATGGAGCCCCGGCTCACGCCCGGCGACGTCGTGGTCTCACGGCCGGTCAGCGCCGGCGAGGTCCGGATGGGCAAGATCCTGCTCGCCGACGACCCGGACCAGCCCGGACACCTCCGCATGCACCGCTACGTCGACGACGGCCCCGACGGCACCCTCGTCACGAAGGGCGACGCGAACCCGCAGCAGGACTCGACGCCGCTCGAGCGGTCCGCCGTGCACGGGGTCGCGTTCCTGCGGGTGCCGTTCGTCGGGACGCCGATCACCTGGATCCGTACCGGTCAGTGGATGCCGGTGGGCATGCTGGCCCTCGCGCTGGTCGCGGTGCTCGCGCTCTGCACGATCGACGGGTCGCTGCGCCGGTTCGCGGGGTCCTCACCGGTCGCTCCCACGGACGACGGCGACGGCGACGGCGGTGACGGCGACGGCGGCGGTGACGGTGCGGATGACGGCCTGGAGGCGCGTGACGGCGCCGCCCCGCGCCTCCCGTCCGATCCCGCTCCGGTCCGGAGCCGCCACGTCCTCCGTCGACAGGCGCGACGCGTGCGTCGGCTGCGCCGACTCGGCGGGGCGGCCGCCGTCCTGGTGGTCGCCGGCGGTCTCGGTGTCCTGCTGCCGGAGCAGGCCGTCGCGGTGCCGTGGTCGCAGACGACGGTGAACCCGAGGTCCTCGTTCGGTGCCGCCACCGCCGTCGCGCCGACGGCCCTCGGCTGCACGAACAACGCCGACCACTCGGTCAACATCACCTTCACGCCGCCCGCCGGCACGACCGCGACGTACACCGTCATCATGAACGGCAACACCGTCGTCACGAGCGGGACGGGATCGCCGATCCGCGTCGCCGGATCCGGCATCCTCAGCCTCGGGGCCGTCGTCACGATCACCGTCCGCACGGAGCTCGGCAGCAACTGGACGGCCACGAGCACCTCGAGCACGAAGATCCAGACCGCGCTCGTCGGCACGAACCTCACCTGCGGCTGA
- a CDS encoding exonuclease SbcCD subunit D → MRILHTGDWHLGRTLLGADLLEHQVAFLDWLVRQVRERAIDLVVIAGDVYDRAIPPVDAVRMLSRVLERLAETTTVVLTPGNHDSAARLGFGAGVMGDRVRILAEPAGIATPVIVPDAAGTVAVYGIPYLHPDLTRYALAAVPDEPLARSHQAVVGAAMERVRADLADRPGTRSVVVAHAFVGGTEPSDSEQDIRVGGVDRVAEAVFDGVDYVALGHLHGPQRVGSSDRIRYAGSPLAFSFGERNQQKSVTVVDLDAAGGVTVELVPAPVPRRLVDVRGSIDDIESGTFRSAADAWVRVAVTDTVHPERMYARVKDHFPHALAITHEPADRGERAAVRAVTATSDPVEVASDFVSFATGAAPSDDDRAILTEAYEAAALALQREGDR, encoded by the coding sequence ATGCGCATCCTGCACACCGGCGACTGGCACCTCGGCCGCACACTGCTGGGTGCTGACCTGCTCGAGCACCAGGTGGCGTTCCTGGACTGGCTCGTCCGCCAGGTGCGCGAGCGCGCGATCGACCTCGTCGTGATCGCGGGCGACGTGTACGACCGCGCGATCCCGCCGGTCGACGCCGTCCGGATGCTGTCCCGTGTCCTCGAGCGACTGGCGGAGACCACGACGGTCGTCCTCACCCCGGGCAACCACGACTCCGCCGCGCGACTCGGCTTCGGCGCCGGTGTGATGGGCGACCGCGTCCGGATCCTCGCCGAACCCGCCGGCATCGCGACCCCGGTGATCGTGCCGGACGCGGCTGGCACGGTCGCCGTCTACGGCATCCCGTACCTGCACCCCGACCTCACGCGGTACGCGCTCGCAGCGGTGCCCGACGAACCGCTCGCCCGCTCCCACCAGGCCGTCGTCGGCGCCGCGATGGAGCGGGTGCGCGCGGACCTCGCCGACCGCCCGGGCACGCGCAGCGTCGTCGTGGCGCACGCGTTCGTCGGCGGGACCGAACCGAGCGACAGCGAGCAGGACATCCGTGTCGGCGGTGTCGACCGCGTTGCCGAGGCGGTGTTCGACGGCGTCGACTACGTCGCGCTCGGGCACCTGCACGGACCGCAGCGGGTCGGCTCGTCCGACCGCATCCGGTACGCCGGGTCGCCGCTCGCGTTCTCGTTCGGCGAGCGGAACCAGCAGAAGTCGGTGACCGTCGTCGACCTCGACGCCGCCGGCGGGGTGACGGTCGAACTCGTCCCGGCACCCGTGCCCCGACGCCTCGTCGACGTCCGCGGCAGCATCGACGACATCGAGTCGGGCACCTTCCGGTCCGCGGCGGACGCCTGGGTCCGGGTCGCCGTGACGGACACCGTGCACCCGGAACGGATGTACGCCCGCGTGAAGGACCACTTCCCGCACGCCCTCGCGATCACGCACGAGCCGGCCGACCGTGGTGAACGCGCCGCGGTCCGGGCGGTCACGGCGACCTCCGACCCGGTCGAGGTCGCGTCGGACTTCGTGTCCTTCGCCACGGGTGCTGCGCCGAGCGACGACGACCGCGCGATCCTCACCGAGGCGTACGAGGCAGCCGCGCTGGCGCTGCAGCGCGAGGGGGACCGCTGA